A region from the Flavobacteriales bacterium genome encodes:
- the rimM gene encoding 16S rRNA processing protein RimM yields MMDLDSLHHLGRLGKPWGHQGELTVHLESVEPEDIQHAGALFVDIEGQKVPFFFSKLHDKGRELLIKFDDIEDPQAAALLVGRDIYAPPGHLADGSDESWDPEEFIGCIVMDDVHGELGEVTGLEGSDGNPVLVVLKGEHEILIPVNDDIIVGLDPEENIIQVRTPPGLVELYRGES; encoded by the coding sequence ATGATGGACCTCGACAGCCTGCACCACTTGGGCCGCTTGGGCAAACCATGGGGCCACCAAGGTGAGCTCACCGTGCACTTGGAATCGGTGGAGCCGGAGGATATCCAGCACGCCGGTGCCCTGTTCGTGGACATCGAGGGGCAGAAGGTGCCGTTCTTCTTCAGCAAGCTGCACGACAAAGGCCGCGAGCTGCTCATCAAGTTCGATGATATCGAGGACCCGCAAGCCGCCGCGTTGCTCGTGGGCCGCGACATCTATGCGCCACCCGGCCACCTGGCCGATGGCAGCGATGAGAGCTGGGATCCCGAGGAGTTCATCGGGTGCATCGTCATGGACGATGTGCACGGCGAACTGGGCGAGGTGACCGGATTGGAAGGTTCGGATGGCAACCCGGTCCTGGTGGTGCTCAAGGGCGAGCACGAGATCCTCATCCCGGTGAACGACGACATCATCGTGGGGCTTGATCCCGAGGAGAACATCATCCAGGTGCGGACCCCGCCGGGATTGGTGGAGTTGTACCGGGGCGAGAGCTAG
- a CDS encoding beta-N-acetylhexosaminidase has product MKHHTLSCILGLACSSMALGQVDPPLIPQPERLEWTQGRFDLTGTTIAIYKLELRDEAEFLQAGLRSVGIDADIEQVHRGMGKVVALGLAPNKGLKPEGYELTIVPEGAGLYGTDEAGVFRGIQTFLQLLPPPGTASPAVPCAMISDQPRFGWRGMHLDVCRHFMPADFIKKYIDLLARYKMNTFHWHLTDDQGWRIEIKRYPRLTEVGAWRNGSMVGHYRDRQYDTLHYGGFYTQEEVKDIVAYAAKRHITVVPEIEMPGHAMAALAAYPELSCTGGPFDVERGWGVFDDVFCAGNDSVFAMLENVLTEVMTLFPGQYIHIGGDECPKERWKTCTKCQERMKANGLKDEHELQSHFIQRMEKFVNASGRKIIGWDEILEGGLAPNAAVMSWRGTEGGIAAAKQKHNVVMTPGSHCYFDHYQGDPAQEPLAIGGHTTVQKVYSFEPIPSELTAEEGQYILGAQGNVWTEYINTPEHVEYMAVPRMLALAEVLWSPKEKRNEKDFIARLLQEFPRLEAMGVNASKSIYQVETTIVRGNEPGRLTVGLSSPLGLDLMYTITRPPYSEQGRLGRYSQPLTIDADCEVQGFTMNNGSTGPIARKRFDFNWATAQAITCNPLPNERYDDGGPLTLVDGIHAGERRVNYEWLGWRSDVTITVHLSLGKMLTHVGIGALEEHSSWIHLPEQVVISTSLDGKTFAVQGTVKPEKDAQGNVHLGIDLKEVGAAAVRFEVKNTVRIPAGMAGAGNPAWLFLDEIEVR; this is encoded by the coding sequence ATGAAGCACCACACGCTTTCCTGCATCCTTGGCCTCGCCTGCTCGAGCATGGCGCTCGGCCAGGTCGATCCCCCCCTTATCCCCCAGCCCGAACGACTGGAATGGACCCAAGGGCGTTTCGATCTCACCGGCACCACCATCGCCATCTACAAGCTGGAGCTCCGGGACGAGGCTGAGTTCCTGCAAGCGGGACTGCGATCTGTGGGCATTGATGCGGATATCGAGCAGGTGCACCGGGGCATGGGCAAGGTGGTCGCCCTTGGCCTCGCCCCGAACAAGGGCTTGAAGCCGGAGGGCTACGAACTGACCATCGTGCCCGAGGGCGCCGGCCTTTACGGAACGGATGAAGCCGGCGTGTTCCGCGGCATACAAACGTTCTTGCAACTCCTGCCCCCACCCGGCACCGCCAGCCCGGCCGTGCCGTGTGCCATGATCAGCGACCAACCGCGCTTTGGGTGGCGGGGCATGCACCTCGACGTGTGCAGGCATTTCATGCCGGCCGACTTCATCAAGAAGTACATCGACCTGCTCGCCCGCTACAAGATGAACACCTTCCACTGGCACCTGACCGATGACCAAGGCTGGCGCATCGAGATCAAGCGCTACCCGAGGCTCACCGAAGTAGGCGCTTGGCGCAACGGCAGCATGGTGGGCCACTACCGCGACCGGCAGTACGACACACTGCACTACGGCGGCTTCTACACGCAAGAGGAAGTGAAGGATATTGTGGCCTACGCAGCGAAGCGGCACATCACCGTGGTACCGGAAATAGAGATGCCGGGGCATGCCATGGCGGCGTTGGCGGCATACCCTGAGTTGAGCTGTACGGGTGGACCATTCGACGTGGAACGGGGCTGGGGCGTGTTCGACGATGTGTTCTGCGCCGGCAACGACAGCGTTTTCGCGATGCTGGAGAACGTGCTCACGGAAGTGATGACGCTGTTCCCGGGCCAGTACATCCACATCGGCGGCGATGAATGCCCCAAGGAACGCTGGAAGACCTGCACGAAATGCCAGGAGCGCATGAAGGCGAACGGGCTGAAAGACGAACACGAGCTGCAGAGCCATTTCATCCAGCGCATGGAGAAGTTCGTGAACGCGAGCGGCCGTAAGATCATCGGCTGGGACGAGATCCTGGAAGGCGGTCTGGCGCCGAACGCAGCCGTGATGAGCTGGCGCGGCACCGAAGGCGGCATTGCAGCAGCCAAGCAGAAACACAATGTGGTGATGACCCCTGGCTCGCACTGCTACTTCGACCATTACCAAGGCGACCCGGCCCAAGAGCCGCTGGCCATCGGCGGTCACACGACCGTGCAGAAGGTGTACAGCTTCGAGCCCATTCCAAGCGAACTGACGGCGGAAGAAGGACAGTACATCCTCGGCGCCCAAGGCAACGTTTGGACGGAGTACATCAACACACCGGAGCATGTGGAGTACATGGCCGTGCCGCGCATGCTGGCTTTGGCGGAAGTGTTGTGGAGCCCGAAGGAGAAACGCAACGAGAAGGATTTCATAGCCCGCTTGTTGCAAGAGTTCCCGCGTTTGGAGGCCATGGGCGTGAACGCGAGCAAGAGCATTTACCAAGTGGAAACGACCATCGTCCGCGGCAATGAACCAGGACGTTTGACAGTGGGCCTCTCCTCCCCCCTCGGCCTCGACCTTATGTACACCATAACACGACCTCCGTACTCGGAGCAAGGCCGCTTGGGGCGCTACAGCCAGCCGCTCACCATCGATGCGGATTGCGAAGTGCAGGGCTTCACCATGAACAACGGCAGCACTGGCCCAATTGCGCGCAAGCGCTTCGACTTCAACTGGGCAACTGCACAGGCGATCACCTGCAATCCGTTGCCGAACGAGCGCTACGACGATGGCGGCCCGTTGACCTTGGTGGACGGCATCCATGCGGGTGAACGCCGCGTGAACTACGAGTGGCTCGGCTGGCGCAGCGACGTCACCATTACGGTCCACTTGTCCTTGGGCAAGATGCTCACACATGTGGGCATCGGCGCCTTGGAGGAGCACTCATCGTGGATCCATCTGCCCGAGCAGGTCGTCATCAGCACGAGCTTGGACGGAAAGACGTTCGCGGTGCAAGGCACGGTGAAACCTGAAAAGGACGCCCAAGGCAACGTGCACCTCGGTATCGACCTGAAGGAAGTCGGGGCGGCGGCCGTGCGCTTCGAGGTGAAGAACACGGTGCGCATACCGGCGGGCATGGCCGGGGCAGGAAATCCGGCGTGGTTGTTCCTGGACGAGATCGAAGTGCGGTAG
- a CDS encoding 30S ribosomal protein S16: MPTRIRLQRKGKKGQPYYHIVVADQRAPRDGKYIERIGAYDPNQNPAFIEINSEKALDWMQKGAQPTDTCRAILSYRGLVYKNHLMNGVKKGAFDATEAERRFDSWMNEKTAKIEGKKSKLSQMAQAEMNTRVADETKKAKAMAEKLSAKLAEATAAAEAAAAPAVEAAAEAATDAPADAAPEAPAAE, translated from the coding sequence ATGCCAACTCGCATCCGCCTTCAGAGAAAAGGCAAAAAAGGCCAGCCTTACTACCACATCGTAGTGGCTGATCAGCGCGCTCCGCGCGACGGTAAGTACATCGAACGGATCGGTGCTTACGACCCCAACCAGAACCCTGCGTTCATCGAGATCAACAGCGAGAAAGCGCTGGATTGGATGCAGAAGGGTGCCCAGCCCACAGACACCTGCCGGGCCATCCTCAGCTACCGTGGCCTGGTGTACAAGAACCACCTGATGAACGGTGTGAAGAAGGGTGCTTTCGATGCCACCGAGGCCGAGCGCCGCTTCGATAGCTGGATGAACGAGAAGACCGCCAAGATCGAGGGCAAGAAGAGCAAGCTGAGCCAGATGGCCCAAGCGGAGATGAACACCCGCGTGGCCGACGAGACCAAGAAGGCCAAGGCCATGGCAGAGAAGCTCAGCGCGAAGCTGGCTGAAGCCACGGCTGCCGCTGAGGCTGCTGCCGCTCCCGCTGTCGAAGCGGCTGCTGAAGCTGCAACCGACGCTCCTGCCGACGCTGCTCCTGAGGCTCCGGCCGCTGAGTAA
- a CDS encoding LPP20 family lipoprotein, with translation MRAFPVLLVISLGALSACKDKQVVVQQPVETPRPDWVLQRPAGTFDYIGIGTSPKSRPDWQEAAKKNALNDLASEISVTIEGNSLLYTLDRKTSFDETYTSSIRSTTREQLEGYELVGTWENANEYWTYYRLDKSKHAAIKAEKKRQALAQAADFHQRSLSSQAAGDLKTAFDLDIRGLLAMREYWGESDVAEVNGKPMPLANTIFSDLQQLTSNARFSILPERCELTFDKDFRRELLISTVLERSGSSTALAQLPVSITYPGANGKVTEKKNTDAEGRTQTTVQRVQLDAATPEVLVTLDMDALVSKDLDQAFVKPLLASLTIPEKRAVIEVRMPRVFMQAAEKNLNTPITDGGSALVLKEELTKRGFRFVDRESESDMVLQLGANTREGGTANGFFTTYLDITVAFRERRSGDVVYEGGKQSIKGVQLDYPRAGMDAYKKAAQDVRKEIVPALLEALL, from the coding sequence ATGCGCGCGTTCCCTGTACTACTGGTGATCTCCCTGGGTGCGCTCAGCGCTTGCAAGGACAAGCAAGTCGTCGTGCAGCAACCCGTGGAAACGCCAAGGCCCGATTGGGTGCTCCAGCGACCTGCTGGTACTTTCGACTACATCGGCATCGGCACGTCGCCCAAGAGCCGGCCTGACTGGCAGGAGGCTGCCAAGAAGAATGCGCTCAACGACCTGGCCAGCGAGATCAGCGTCACCATCGAGGGCAATTCGTTGCTCTACACCTTGGACCGGAAGACCTCTTTCGACGAGACCTACACGAGCAGCATCCGCAGCACCACGCGCGAGCAACTCGAGGGCTACGAGCTTGTCGGCACGTGGGAGAACGCCAACGAATACTGGACCTACTACCGGCTCGACAAGTCGAAACACGCTGCCATCAAGGCAGAGAAGAAGCGGCAGGCATTGGCGCAAGCGGCCGACTTCCACCAGCGCTCCCTCAGCAGCCAAGCCGCCGGCGACCTGAAGACCGCCTTCGATCTCGATATCCGGGGCCTGCTCGCCATGCGCGAATACTGGGGCGAAAGCGATGTGGCTGAAGTGAACGGCAAGCCGATGCCGTTGGCCAATACCATCTTCAGCGACCTGCAACAGTTGACGAGCAACGCGCGCTTCAGCATACTACCGGAGCGCTGCGAGCTGACCTTTGACAAGGACTTCCGGCGCGAGCTGCTCATCAGCACAGTGCTGGAGCGCAGCGGTTCCAGCACCGCCCTCGCGCAACTGCCGGTAAGCATTACCTATCCCGGTGCCAACGGCAAGGTCACCGAGAAAAAGAACACCGACGCCGAAGGCCGCACGCAGACCACGGTGCAGCGCGTGCAGTTGGATGCTGCAACACCGGAAGTGCTGGTCACCCTCGATATGGATGCCCTCGTCAGCAAGGACCTGGACCAAGCCTTCGTGAAGCCGTTGCTTGCTAGTCTGACCATCCCGGAAAAGCGCGCCGTCATTGAAGTGCGCATGCCGCGCGTGTTCATGCAGGCTGCTGAGAAGAACCTCAACACGCCCATCACCGATGGGGGGTCGGCCTTGGTGCTGAAGGAAGAACTGACCAAGCGCGGATTCCGCTTCGTTGATCGGGAGAGCGAATCGGACATGGTCCTGCAACTCGGTGCCAACACCCGCGAGGGCGGCACGGCCAACGGGTTCTTCACCACCTACCTCGACATCACCGTCGCCTTCCGCGAGCGGCGCAGCGGCGATGTGGTGTACGAGGGCGGCAAGCAGAGCATCAAAGGCGTGCAGCTCGACTATCCACGCGCTGGCATGGACGCCTACAAGAAGGCGGCGCAGGATGTCCGGAAGGAGATCGTGCCCGCCCTGCTTGAAGCGCTGCTCTAG
- a CDS encoding saccharopine dehydrogenase NADP-binding domain-containing protein → MRSILILGAGRSASSLIKYLVEHAQEQQWRIVVADREVKQAAALLEGAGNAASALALDATNAEARSAEIAKHDLVISMLPAYMHIDVVKDCIHRKKHVLTPSYVPDAMWPLDAEAKAAGLVLLNELGLDPGIDHMSAMRIIDRIKREGGTIEAFESYCGGLVAPESDTNLWGYKFSWNPRNVILAGQGGSAKYIDQGVTKYIPYHRLFQRTVQVKVPGFGMFDGYANRDSLKYRSHYGLDGIPTLKRGTLRKAGFCIAWDALIQLGCTDDSFVMELPSGATWRQYTESFLPPSAGRDTRLNLAYYLNLEPNGAVMQKLTEAGLFTEEPIGKTGLSPAGLLQHLLEQRWKLEPNDKDLVVMWHRFVYTAGGKKHELHASLTAIGADQTYTAMARTVGLPVAIAAKLVLNGQVKQRGVLMPLAAELYDPILDELTGHGLVFDER, encoded by the coding sequence ATGCGCTCCATCCTCATACTTGGTGCAGGTCGCTCGGCCTCATCGCTCATCAAGTACCTCGTCGAACACGCGCAGGAGCAGCAATGGCGCATTGTCGTCGCGGACCGGGAGGTGAAGCAGGCCGCCGCTTTGCTGGAAGGCGCAGGGAACGCAGCAAGCGCCTTGGCCTTGGATGCGACGAATGCGGAAGCCCGCTCCGCCGAGATCGCCAAGCACGACCTGGTGATCAGCATGCTGCCGGCCTACATGCACATTGATGTGGTAAAGGACTGCATCCACCGGAAAAAGCACGTGCTCACACCGAGCTACGTGCCCGATGCCATGTGGCCACTGGATGCTGAGGCCAAAGCTGCCGGGCTTGTCCTGTTGAACGAACTCGGCCTGGACCCCGGCATCGACCACATGAGCGCCATGCGCATCATTGATCGCATCAAGCGCGAAGGCGGCACCATTGAAGCGTTCGAGAGCTATTGCGGCGGGCTGGTTGCACCCGAGAGCGACACCAACCTATGGGGCTACAAGTTCAGCTGGAACCCGCGCAACGTGATACTGGCCGGACAAGGTGGATCCGCCAAGTACATCGACCAAGGTGTAACGAAGTACATCCCTTACCACCGCTTGTTCCAACGCACGGTGCAGGTGAAAGTGCCCGGCTTCGGCATGTTCGACGGCTACGCGAACCGCGATTCGCTCAAGTACAGATCGCACTATGGCCTTGATGGGATCCCCACGCTCAAGCGCGGCACGCTCCGCAAGGCAGGTTTCTGCATCGCATGGGATGCATTGATCCAGCTCGGCTGCACCGACGACAGCTTCGTTATGGAACTGCCCAGCGGTGCAACCTGGCGGCAATACACGGAATCCTTCCTGCCGCCGAGCGCAGGCCGTGACACCCGCTTGAACCTCGCGTACTACTTGAACCTGGAGCCCAACGGCGCAGTTATGCAGAAGCTCACTGAGGCAGGGCTGTTCACCGAAGAGCCGATCGGCAAGACCGGACTTTCACCGGCCGGTTTGCTTCAACACCTGCTCGAGCAACGCTGGAAACTGGAGCCCAACGACAAAGACCTGGTGGTGATGTGGCACCGCTTCGTGTACACCGCGGGTGGAAAGAAGCACGAACTGCACGCGTCGTTGACGGCGATCGGCGCAGACCAGACCTACACGGCCATGGCTCGAACGGTTGGCCTGCCCGTGGCCATTGCCGCCAAGCTGGTGCTCAACGGCCAAGTGAAGCAGCGCGGTGTATTGATGCCGCTCGCCGCTGAACTGTACGATCCCATCCTCGATGAGCTCACTGGGCACGGCCTCGTGTTCGATGAGCGGTAA
- a CDS encoding MFS transporter: MDRKVWLLIIVASLGYFVDIYDLVLFNVVKKESLEAIGLVGEALNEYDTWLFGCQMGGMLVGGLLWGILGDKRGRVQVLFGSILLYSLANVFNAFVIDTFWYSVCRVLAGIGLAGELGAGITLVVESMPRTKRGWGTMIIVTFGALGAVVAGLVGNSGAAMASAVGLDVQGWQMAYLVGGALGLVLLVLRAGAFESGMFKQTKERADVVKGNFLALFRSKASTLKYLASIAIGLPVWYVIGVLINKSHLLAPELGVVGEVKVAQSVMWSYIGLSIGDLLSGLLSQLLRSRRKVIFLYMAFLSAMVLVFLFDRGVDLPWFYIMCMVLGISTGFWALFVTVASEQFGTNLRSTVTNTAPNFVRGAVIPITYAFDALRTSWSGVMAALVVGVVCIGLSLWATWYVEETFHKDLDHVE; this comes from the coding sequence ATGGACCGCAAGGTTTGGTTGCTCATCATCGTGGCCTCGCTCGGCTACTTCGTGGACATCTACGATCTGGTGCTGTTCAACGTGGTGAAGAAGGAAAGCCTGGAGGCCATTGGCTTGGTGGGCGAGGCGTTGAACGAATACGACACTTGGCTGTTCGGTTGCCAGATGGGCGGCATGCTTGTCGGCGGCTTGCTCTGGGGCATCCTTGGGGACAAGCGTGGCCGGGTGCAGGTGCTCTTCGGCTCCATCCTGCTGTACTCGTTGGCCAACGTTTTCAATGCGTTCGTCATCGACACATTCTGGTACTCAGTGTGCCGTGTATTGGCCGGTATCGGATTGGCAGGTGAACTGGGTGCGGGGATCACGCTGGTGGTGGAGAGCATGCCGCGCACGAAACGCGGCTGGGGCACTATGATCATCGTCACGTTCGGAGCGCTGGGCGCCGTGGTGGCCGGTCTGGTAGGCAACAGCGGCGCGGCCATGGCCAGTGCCGTCGGTCTGGATGTGCAAGGCTGGCAGATGGCCTACCTCGTGGGCGGGGCGCTGGGTTTGGTTCTGTTGGTGCTGCGGGCCGGGGCCTTCGAGAGCGGGATGTTCAAGCAGACCAAGGAGCGCGCCGACGTCGTGAAGGGCAACTTCCTTGCGCTTTTCCGGTCGAAGGCCAGCACACTGAAGTATTTGGCATCCATTGCGATCGGGCTGCCGGTGTGGTATGTGATCGGTGTGCTGATCAACAAGAGCCACTTGCTGGCACCGGAACTCGGGGTGGTGGGCGAGGTGAAGGTGGCCCAGAGCGTGATGTGGAGCTACATCGGCCTCAGCATAGGCGACCTGTTGAGCGGCTTGCTCAGCCAGTTGTTGCGCAGCCGTCGTAAAGTGATCTTCCTCTATATGGCCTTCCTGTCCGCAATGGTGCTGGTCTTCCTGTTCGACCGAGGTGTTGACCTGCCCTGGTTCTACATCATGTGCATGGTCCTCGGCATCAGCACAGGGTTCTGGGCGCTGTTCGTCACGGTGGCATCCGAGCAGTTCGGCACCAACTTGCGCAGCACCGTCACCAACACGGCACCCAACTTCGTCCGCGGGGCCGTTATCCCCATCACCTACGCTTTCGATGCGCTGCGCACAAGCTGGAGCGGTGTGATGGCGGCGCTGGTCGTTGGCGTGGTGTGCATCGGTCTTTCGCTGTGGGCTACTTGGTACGTGGAAGAGACCTTCCACAAGGACCTGGACCACGTGGAGTGA
- a CDS encoding M1 family metallopeptidase, protein MTSTIRYAATAAAIAAFLSANAQLGDGSTVFTKADTLRGSIGPGRAWWNATHYDVSVAPDFKSKSIRGTTIISFAALATGNRMQIDLQQPLVVDSITTSVDVFRDGAFLISEKRIANVAREGNVVWVDLPDTMKSGDLSSITIYYHGTPRAAKNPPWDGGWIWKTDAEGNPWMSVACQGLGASVWYPCKDHQSDEPDAGAMLHITVPDGLQAVGNGRLQSTSKHNNGTSTWHWVVTSPINLYNLVPYIGKYAHFDETYDGLNGKLDCDYWVLAYNERKAREQFKQVKPMLTCFEDWFGPYPFYQDGYKLVESPHLGMEHQSAVAYGNQYLNGYLGRDLSGTGHGLKWDYIIIHESGHEWFGNNITTADIADMWVHEGFTMYSEVVFTECLLGKDAANAYAAGVRKNIANDRPIIGPYGVNQEGSGDMYYKGAALVHMVRQVTGDSVFKAMMRAMHQRFRFVPATSAAVEDFIINYNEDTRALLNKSIFDQYLRTTQVPVLEYGVKKKELWVRWTNCVEGFTMPVGLIINGERGYGTVSTEWIKLYTTKGKKAKVEVDANWYATARKADKAAGSSIPSGKVKVNNRPTPYF, encoded by the coding sequence ATGACTTCCACCATCAGGTACGCTGCTACCGCGGCGGCGATAGCCGCCTTCCTAAGCGCCAACGCCCAACTCGGCGATGGCAGCACGGTGTTCACGAAGGCCGATACGCTTCGCGGGAGCATCGGCCCTGGCCGTGCATGGTGGAACGCTACGCACTACGATGTGAGCGTTGCACCCGACTTCAAGAGCAAATCCATCCGCGGTACCACCATCATATCGTTCGCGGCCCTGGCCACGGGGAACCGCATGCAGATCGACCTGCAACAACCCTTGGTAGTGGACAGCATCACCACGAGTGTGGATGTCTTCCGCGACGGCGCGTTCCTGATCAGCGAGAAGCGCATCGCCAACGTGGCACGCGAGGGCAATGTGGTCTGGGTGGATCTTCCTGACACCATGAAGAGCGGCGATCTGTCATCCATCACCATCTACTACCACGGAACCCCGCGTGCCGCGAAAAACCCGCCTTGGGACGGCGGCTGGATCTGGAAAACGGACGCAGAAGGGAACCCGTGGATGAGCGTGGCGTGCCAGGGTCTGGGCGCCAGCGTGTGGTACCCGTGCAAAGACCACCAAAGCGACGAGCCCGATGCAGGAGCCATGCTGCACATCACCGTGCCCGACGGTTTGCAAGCAGTGGGCAATGGGCGCCTACAAAGCACATCCAAGCACAACAACGGCACCAGCACTTGGCATTGGGTGGTAACGAGCCCGATCAACCTCTACAACCTCGTGCCGTACATCGGCAAGTATGCGCACTTCGATGAGACGTACGACGGGTTGAACGGCAAGCTCGACTGCGACTACTGGGTGCTGGCCTACAATGAAAGGAAAGCCCGCGAACAGTTCAAACAAGTGAAGCCCATGCTGACCTGTTTCGAGGACTGGTTCGGCCCTTACCCGTTCTACCAGGACGGCTACAAACTGGTGGAATCGCCTCACCTCGGCATGGAGCACCAGAGCGCGGTGGCCTACGGAAACCAATACCTGAATGGCTACCTCGGCAGGGACCTGAGCGGCACCGGCCACGGGCTGAAGTGGGACTACATCATCATCCACGAGAGCGGCCACGAGTGGTTCGGCAACAACATCACCACGGCCGACATCGCCGACATGTGGGTGCACGAGGGCTTCACCATGTACAGCGAAGTGGTCTTCACGGAGTGCCTGCTGGGCAAGGACGCCGCGAACGCCTACGCCGCCGGGGTGCGGAAGAACATCGCCAACGACAGGCCCATCATTGGACCGTACGGCGTGAACCAGGAAGGCAGCGGTGACATGTACTACAAGGGTGCCGCGCTGGTGCACATGGTGCGCCAGGTCACCGGCGACAGCGTGTTCAAAGCGATGATGCGCGCCATGCACCAGCGCTTCCGCTTCGTGCCGGCCACCAGCGCTGCGGTGGAGGACTTCATCATCAACTACAACGAGGACACGCGCGCATTGCTCAACAAGAGCATCTTCGATCAGTACCTGCGTACCACGCAAGTGCCGGTGCTGGAGTACGGCGTGAAGAAGAAGGAACTCTGGGTCCGCTGGACGAACTGTGTTGAGGGCTTCACCATGCCCGTTGGATTGATCATCAACGGCGAACGCGGCTACGGAACGGTGAGTACGGAGTGGATCAAGCTGTACACCACCAAGGGCAAGAAAGCGAAAGTTGAGGTGGATGCGAACTGGTACGCGACCGCGAGGAAGGCGGACAAGGCTGCGGGCAGTTCGATACCATCGGGCAAGGTGAAAGTGAACAACCGCCCAACTCCGTACTTCTGA
- a CDS encoding DUF4476 domain-containing protein, with product MKRWSSLIAASAFSFSALFAQTSDLVFFTDDGTGFVLVVDGDKKNAEPASRVLATGLRNETPMVIISFENGSIPDLRKSGYFPLGKEYTIMITTNKKGEKVLRMTGEAALGTAAKTQPAQLVPGNFVDDAAVPASTTTTTFGTSTGGVQTTQTTTVEETTTGNGENVNMSVGFGGIGFDMNVNVQDGTGNTSTTTTTTTTTTTTTQPTTTAVVQPKPVPAPVTVPLPEPVYSMPGYTGAVGCLWPMNDSEFANMKNSITSKTFEDSKMTLAKQMLKDRCMTVSQVKGFMGLFTFEDSKLDFAKFAYDHTFDVGNYYQVNDQFTFETTIDELNQYLESK from the coding sequence ATGAAACGTTGGTCCTCGCTCATCGCAGCATCCGCCTTCTCGTTCTCAGCGCTCTTCGCCCAAACCAGCGACCTGGTCTTCTTCACTGATGACGGCACTGGCTTCGTCCTGGTGGTCGATGGCGACAAGAAGAACGCCGAGCCTGCCAGCCGCGTGCTGGCCACCGGCCTGCGCAACGAAACGCCCATGGTCATCATCAGCTTCGAGAACGGCAGCATCCCCGACCTGCGGAAGTCCGGCTATTTCCCGCTGGGCAAGGAGTACACCATCATGATCACCACCAACAAGAAAGGGGAGAAGGTATTGCGCATGACCGGCGAAGCAGCCTTGGGCACTGCTGCCAAGACCCAACCCGCTCAGTTGGTACCAGGCAACTTCGTGGACGATGCTGCAGTACCTGCCAGCACCACCACGACCACCTTCGGCACAAGCACGGGCGGGGTTCAAACCACGCAAACCACCACCGTGGAAGAAACCACCACCGGCAATGGTGAGAACGTGAACATGAGCGTCGGGTTCGGCGGCATCGGGTTCGACATGAACGTGAACGTGCAGGATGGCACGGGCAACACCAGTACGACCACGACGACCACTACCACGACGACCACGACAACCCAACCGACCACGACGGCGGTGGTGCAACCCAAGCCCGTTCCGGCCCCGGTTACTGTTCCTCTCCCTGAACCCGTGTACAGCATGCCCGGCTACACCGGTGCGGTGGGCTGCCTTTGGCCCATGAACGACAGCGAGTTCGCCAACATGAAGAACAGCATTACGAGCAAGACCTTCGAAGACAGCAAGATGACCTTGGCAAAGCAGATGCTGAAGGACCGTTGCATGACCGTGAGCCAAGTCAAGGGCTTCATGGGCCTCTTCACCTTCGAGGACAGCAAGCTCGACTTCGCCAAGTTCGCTTATGACCACACCTTCGACGTCGGCAACTACTACCAGGTGAACGACCAATTCACGTTCGAGACCACCATCGACGAGCTGAACCAGTACCTGGAAAGCAAGTGA
- a CDS encoding methyltransferase — protein sequence MEPFRFKQFSVLHHRSTIKVGTDAVLLGAWADVTSATRILDIGTGCGVLTLIAAQRSPTGQVHGVEIDDASAEEAAENAAASPWSNRIRIHRMDVRKLRTSERFDHIISNPPFYAGEEPSPDARKSVAKHGAGLKLGELIRSIADLLADDGRASLIVPMNRSEELIDLAAAARLALRRRTVVRYVAQRPAKRALLEFRRDAGPVEEHELLVEHTGTKDFTPQYRAMVSDLLLNF from the coding sequence ATGGAGCCTTTCCGCTTCAAGCAGTTCAGTGTACTTCACCATCGTAGCACCATCAAGGTGGGTACGGATGCTGTGCTGTTGGGTGCGTGGGCGGATGTGACGAGCGCTACACGCATTTTGGACATTGGGACCGGTTGCGGAGTATTGACCCTCATTGCAGCCCAACGAAGCCCGACCGGGCAAGTGCACGGCGTTGAGATCGATGATGCCTCGGCGGAAGAGGCGGCGGAGAACGCGGCTGCCAGCCCATGGTCAAACCGCATCCGCATCCATCGCATGGATGTGCGGAAGCTGAGGACCTCTGAACGCTTCGATCATATCATCAGCAACCCGCCGTTCTACGCGGGCGAAGAACCGAGCCCTGATGCGCGCAAGAGCGTGGCCAAGCACGGCGCTGGTCTGAAGCTGGGCGAACTGATCCGTTCCATCGCCGACCTTTTGGCCGATGATGGAAGAGCCTCGCTCATCGTTCCGATGAACCGGAGCGAGGAACTGATCGACCTGGCAGCAGCAGCTCGGCTTGCGTTGCGACGACGCACGGTTGTCCGGTACGTGGCGCAACGACCTGCCAAACGCGCGTTGCTCGAGTTCCGGAGAGACGCGGGACCTGTCGAGGAGCATGAACTCCTTGTGGAGCACACCGGCACCAAGGACTTCACGCCGCAGTACCGGGCGATGGTAAGCGACCTGCTGCTGAACTTCTAG